The DNA region GCAGCGTCAGTGCATACGCACTGGGCTTGAACCAGTCCGCAACCCAGGATTCCAGTGCTTCATGCGGCTGGGAGTCATGGTTGTCGACGAATGTTACGGCATGGGTAGGATGGGTCTGTACCAGCGTATCCTCGAAAATTTTCGAAAGGTCAAAATTTCTGCCCGCCAGCGAGGCCTCATGCAGCTTGTAATGCAAGGACACATCAAACAGATCAATCTGATAGTCTACGGTGTCCAAAAATTCACGACACGCATCCAGGTTGGAGTTCCAGAACTCACCTACGATGTAGAAATCCTGACCGCGTTTGCGGATCATCTCAGCTGCGAATTCCTTGATGAATTCGTGGTTGATATGCTTGATCGCATCCAGTCGGAAACCGCTGCATTGCAGCGTATCGATGAGCCATTTTCCCCATTGCAGCATTTCCTTTCGGACATCCGGGTGATTGTAATCAATATTGGCGAACATCAGGTAATCATAGTTGCCGAACTCATCGTCGACATTCTGATTCCAGTTCTTGTTCTCTCCTGCAATGCGGAACACACCGCTTCGTTCTTCTTTGGCATCAAAGTCGGTGCCGTTGAAATGTTCGGCGTTCCATTTGAAAGAGGAGTATTGATCCCCGCGACCCGGAAATGTGAATTTGGTCCAGCCCTCAATCTCGAACGGTTTGGAGATTTCCTTCAACCGATCATTGGGATCGACCTCAATCACCTTGAAGACTTCGGTCTCATCCGCACCTGCCTTATGATTCATTACCAGATCCACATAGACGGAAATGCCATTCTTCTGGCACTCGGCAATTGCCTCGACCAGTTCCTGTTTGGTGCCATATTTAGTGCGCACGCTGCCCTTCTGGTCAAATTCGCCCAGATCGTACAGGTCATATACGCCGTAACCAGTATCCTCAGCAGATATGGCTTTCGTCACCGGAGGCACCCACACGGAGTCGATACCTTTGGCTTTCAGCTCTGGCGCCATTTCGGCCAATCGCTTCCAGTGGTTTCCGTCTGCGGCCAGGTGCCATTCAAAAAACTGCATCATCGTATGATTTCTCTTCATTCCCAACCGACCTCCTTGATTGCTTTCGAAGCGGACCACGGTACGGATGTATATCGTCCTTGTTCGTTCGTATGCTATCCAAGTAATACCCTTTTCGGCCTATCCTTCAATCATACTGAGAAAGAAAACTGAAAAAACCTGCTATCGTTCTTTACATGACAGAATGTGTAGTTCAATTCCATATCATTATCATTATTGGGGCAAAATTCGTGTGTAGTCCTGCCATTCTTCGGGCAGCAATGAACGATACGGTTCCTGGGTGAATCGATCGTCAACCAGCACCAGCACACCTCTGTCCTCTTCCGTACGTATCAGCCTGCCACCTGCCTGCAATACCTTGTTCATGCCGGGGAATACATAAGCATAATTAAATCCATTGCGCCCTGTCCGACTATAATAATCACGGAGTACGTTGTTCTCCAGACCAATCTGGGGAAGTCCCGCCCCAACCACCACAACACCGTTCAGACGATCACCCGGCAGATCCACACCTTCCGAAAATACACCGCCCATAACGGCAAATACCAATCGTGTTCGTTCCGGATGTGGCTGGAACGCGTCCAGAAACGCCTCCCGTTCCTCTTCACTCATGCCCTGCTCCTGCATCACGACTTCTGCCTCGCCAGGCTGTTCCATATACGTCCCGTGTACTTCGCGCATATACGGATAAGAAGGGAAAAAGACGAGCAGGTTGCTATGGGGCCACTCGGCAACCAACTGGCGCAGCATATTGGCAATGGGCTGCCTCGAAGCTTCACGATCCCGATAGCGAATCGATAATGGCAGCAATCTCACATCAAGCTGTTCCCGCTGGAACGGCGAAGGGATACGTAAGGTATAATCCTCTTCCTCCGCACCTAGCATATCCCGGTAATAGCCGAGTGGTGACAATGTCGCAGAGAAATGAATCGTGGAACGGAATCCTTTGGCCGTCTGGCGCAGCAGCACGGATGGATCAAGGCAGAACAGCTTCACTCGTACTTCACTTCGCACACATTCTGCATAGGTAATGAAGCGTTCATCGTACAGCTTGGCAATGCGCAAGAAATTCTGTGCGGTGAAATAAGCATCCAGCAGCAATTCATCCGTCTCGGCATTACCCGAACCCCCTTCTACAAGGCATTGCTCTGCAACCATGACAAAAGGCTCCAGCAGTTCAATCAGTTCCTCGGGTGCTTCCTGCTGCAATATTTTTCCTTCATCTCCACCGTTCTTGCGAAGCGTGATCAGGTATTTGTCGATGGCACCCGTACGATCAGCGATGGCTTTGGCGGCGGGCACACGGTTGCCCAGCGGTTGGAACTCCCTTTTGACATCCAGAAAGACCGCCTTCTCCAGCTCAGCCGAAAACATCATTCGGCCCCGATCAACCAGATTATGTGCCTCATCGACCAGTAAAACCGTCTTGCGTTTCTGCTCCTCCAGCATGCGTTTGAGAGAG from Paenibacillus sp. JNUCC-31 includes:
- a CDS encoding alpha-amylase produces the protein MKRNHTMMQFFEWHLAADGNHWKRLAEMAPELKAKGIDSVWVPPVTKAISAEDTGYGVYDLYDLGEFDQKGSVRTKYGTKQELVEAIAECQKNGISVYVDLVMNHKAGADETEVFKVIEVDPNDRLKEISKPFEIEGWTKFTFPGRGDQYSSFKWNAEHFNGTDFDAKEERSGVFRIAGENKNWNQNVDDEFGNYDYLMFANIDYNHPDVRKEMLQWGKWLIDTLQCSGFRLDAIKHINHEFIKEFAAEMIRKRGQDFYIVGEFWNSNLDACREFLDTVDYQIDLFDVSLHYKLHEASLAGRNFDLSKIFEDTLVQTHPTHAVTFVDNHDSQPHEALESWVADWFKPSAYALTLLRRDGYPVVFYGDYYGIGGPEPVDGKKEILDILLSTRCHKAYGEQEDYFDHPNTIGWVRRGVEEIEGSGCAVVISNGEDGEKRMFVGEHRAGEVWTDLTHSCEDSITIGKDGWATFHVCGGGVSVWALPDQGEQGE
- a CDS encoding helicase C-terminal domain-containing protein, giving the protein MTTAIRISVRPLVEYVYRSGSIRPGFRTNASMQEGTRIHQRVQKDYTEEDLKEVVLEVELQHGDLTYVVEGRCDGLIRLDGQLTVDEIKSTAGNLDDLGDGAPVHWAQAMMYAYMYAVQHDEPRMQVQLTYVHTVSNEERRFRRMLERQELEQFAAELLAGYAPYAEMIVAYEEKRDRSVRELPFPFRKYREGQRKLAGAVYKTIREGQGLMAKAPTGIGKTMSVLFPTVKAIGEGEAKRLFYLTARTTTRVAAEEAFARMQAEGLKMHVVSLTAKDKICFKEEEACDTGQCGMCEGYYDRINGAVLDMLEHETLMTRPVIEQYARKHRVCPFEFSLDAAYAADAVICDYNYIFDPRISLKRMLEEQKRKTVLLVDEAHNLVDRGRMMFSAELEKAVFLDVKREFQPLGNRVPAAKAIADRTGAIDKYLITLRKNGGDEGKILQQEAPEELIELLEPFVMVAEQCLVEGGSGNAETDELLLDAYFTAQNFLRIAKLYDERFITYAECVRSEVRVKLFCLDPSVLLRQTAKGFRSTIHFSATLSPLGYYRDMLGAEEEDYTLRIPSPFQREQLDVRLLPLSIRYRDREASRQPIANMLRQLVAEWPHSNLLVFFPSYPYMREVHGTYMEQPGEAEVVMQEQGMSEEEREAFLDAFQPHPERTRLVFAVMGGVFSEGVDLPGDRLNGVVVVGAGLPQIGLENNVLRDYYSRTGRNGFNYAYVFPGMNKVLQAGGRLIRTEEDRGVLVLVDDRFTQEPYRSLLPEEWQDYTRILPQ